Part of the Candidatus Binataceae bacterium genome, GCGCTTCGGAATTATCGAATCGGTGGATCCCGCCCTGCCAATCACGGTGCGCAATCTCGAAGCGCAGATTCACGGCAGCCAGCTCAAAGTCGCCGATCCGGAAAACAGCACCGGCACGCTCGGCAACTTGATTACGCGCGTCGAGGCGACGATCTGGCGCGTCCCCGGTCCCGATCCCAGGGAGATTCTCGATTGGCTCGGCCGGGTCGCGGCGGCCAAACGCTCGAAGTCGGTTTTCGAAGACGAGAACGCGGGCGAGACTTCGTTCGACATCCCCAAGCCTAACGGCCCCAAGGCTTTCGAAGTCATGGGCATCCCGCTCAAGCGTCGCGGGCTCTACGTGGTCGAGCTGAAAAGCGAGCATCTGGGCGCAGCGCTGCTCGATCCGCCGCGCGCGATGTACGTTCCTGCGGCGGCGCTCGTCACCAACCTCGCGGTTCATTTCAAACAGGGCAAGGCCAATTCGCTGGTTTGGGTGACCGAGCTCGAAAACGCCAAGCCGGTCGAAGGCGCCAGGGTGAAGATCGCCGACTGCCACGGCGCTGAAATCTGGAGCGGACGCACCGACTATCGCGGCCTCGCGCTCGTGCCGCAGCTCGACGCGCTCGACAATCCGCCCACTTGCGATCAATCCAACTCGGACAACGGCTCCGAATTCTACAGCGATCAGAACCTCGCCCTGCAGAATCTCACCAGCGGCGTGCTGGTCGTCGCGCAATATGGCGCGGATTACAGCTTCGTCCATTCGAGCTGGAAGAACGGCATCGAATCGTGGCGCTTCCATCTGCCGAGCTTCTACCAATCGTCGCCATTCAACGCGCACACGGTTTTCGACCGCACGCTGCTGCGCGCCGGCGAGACCGTGCACATGAAGCATTTCATCCGCGCCCAGACGCTCGACGGTTTTGCCCTGCCGCCGCCGGACAAGATGCCCGACACCGTTTCGATCCGTTTCGCGGGCGGCGATCAGCATTACGACCTCGATCTTACGTGGAGCGAAGACGGCACCGCCGCGACCGATTGGGCAATTCCGAAAGATGCCAAGCTCGGCGAGTACCAGGTGGTGCTCGCTCGCACAAAATCGGCGAGTCCGACCGCATCGCCAAATCCGAACGCTGATACTTCGAGCACCGAACTTCAATCGGGATCGTTCCAGGTCCAGGAGTTTCGTATCCCACTCATGAAGGCGGCGATCAAAGTCCCCGCGACACCTGAGGTCAGCGTGACGCAGGTGCCGATCGACGTGAGCGCTAACTATCTGTCAGGCGGTGCGGCCAGGGGGCTGCCGGTGATCTTGCGCAGCCAGGTTTCGAACACCAACCTCGCGAGCTTTGCGGATTTCCAGGACTTCACGTTTGCGAACGGCGCCGTCAAGGAAGGGATCAAGAAAACCGATACCTCGATGGAAGGGCCGCCGGAGGCTCAGCCGGGTGTCCATCAGCGCAAAGACCTGACGCTCGACGCGGCGGGCGGTGCGCGCACGGTGATCACCGATATTCCGCCCGCCAGCGTGCCGCAGGACGTGCGCGCGGAGCTCGAGTTCCGCGATCCCAACGGCGAGACCCAGACGGTCTCTAACACCGTGACGATCTGGCCCGCGAAGCTGCTGGCCGGCGTGCGCGTCGAAGACTGGGCCTCGGAGCCTGGCGTGGTCAGCGCCAAGCTCGCCGCCGTCAATGACAACGGCAAGCCGGCGTCCGGGGTCGCGATCAGCGCCATCGTGCTGACCCGAAAATATTATACTTACCGCAAGCGTCTGATTGGCGGATTTTACGCCTATGAGAATACCGAGGAGGTGAAGCGCGTCGGCCCGTTATGCTCGGGCACGACCGACATCCGCGGGCTTTACACTTGTCAGGCCAAGCCTGGCCTCACCGGCGAGGCGATCGTGCAGGTCTCCGTTACCGACGATAGCGGCCACACCAGCGTCGCCAACACCAGCGCGTATATCGAAGGCTCCCGGATGTGGTTCTCCGGTCAGGAAGACGATCGCATGGACGTGCTCGCCGAGAAGCCCGAGTACCAGCCCGGCGACACGGCGCGCTTCCAGGTGCGGATGCCGTTCAGCGAGGCGACCGCGCTCGTTACCGTCGAGCGTGAAGGAATCCTCGCCGCAACCGTCTTGCGCCTCTCGACCAGCAAACCCGTCGTGACGCTGCCGGTGCGCGATTACGCGCCCAACGTCTTTGTGTCGGTGCTCGCGGTGCGTGGACGAATCGCGGGAATTCAGCCGACCGCAATGGTCGATCTCGGCAAGCCCGCGTTCAAGCTCGGTATCTCGAGTATTCGCGTCGGCTGGCGCGACCATCAACTGAAAGTCAACGTCACGCCGGAGAAGCTCGTCTATCACGTGCGCGACAAGGCTCATGTGAAAGTGGCCGTGCGAAATTTCGACGGCAGCGCTCCGCCGGCGGGCAGCACTATCGCGATCGCGGCCGTGGACGAAGGCCTGCTCGAGTTGATGCCGAATACGAGCTGGAAATTGCTCGAAGCGATGATGGATCAGCGGCCGTACCAGGTCGACACCTCGACCGCGGAGATGCAGGTGGTCGGACGCCGTCACTACGGCCTGAAGGCAATTCCGCCCGGCGGTGGAGGCGGCCGCGCGATCACGCGCGAGCTCTTCGACACGCTGCTGCTGTGGAAAGCAACCGTCGCGCTCGATGCGAATGGCGACGCCGACGTCGAGGTGCCGCTCAACGATTCGTTGACCAGCTTCAAGATCGTCGCGATTGCCGCGGGCGGCACGGGCCAGTTCGGCACGGGCGAATCGTCGATTCGCTCGACCCAGGATCTTCAGCTTTTCTCGGGCGTCTCGCCGATCGCGCGCAACGGCGATTCGTTTGCGGCAGAGTTCACGGTGCGCAATGCCTCGGATGGTCCGCTCGATGTGAATGTTGCCGCGGCTGTCGAAGGCCTCGCCGCGAAGCCGGCGCCGCAGAAGATCACGCTCGGTCCCGGCGACGGCAAGACGATCGACTGGCACGTCGCGGTGCCGTTCGGACCCTCGACGCTGAAGTACAAAGTCGATGCGCTCGCGGCGTCGGGCCCGCAGGACCATTTGCTGATCTCGCAACAGATCATTCCCGCGGTGCCGGTCCGTACCTGGCAGGCCACGCTGACACAACTCGACAAGCCGATTTCACAACCAGTCGCAGTGCCTAGCGATGCGGTGCCGAACCAGGGCGGCGTCGATGTCCGGCTGAGCCCGACGCTCACCGCCGGCCTCGGTTCGATCGAAGCTTGGATGCGCGCCTATCCGTACATCTGCCTCGAGCAGCGCGTCTCGCGAGCGATCGCACTGCATGACGCCGAGATGTGGAAGAACATCATCGCCGACCTGCCGTCGTACACCGACGGCGATGGGTTACTGAAATACTTCCCGACGATGCAGGAAGGCAGCGACGTTCTGACCTCTTATGTGCTCGCGATCGCAAGTGAAGCCGGCCTGATGATTCCTGGTGACGTGTTGTCATCATCGCAATCGGGACTCTCGAATTTCGTCGCAGGAAAACTTGCGCGGCAGGAACCGTTTGCTGTTGTCGATCTGCCGCTGAGAAAGCTCGCTGCGATCGAAGCGCTCTCGCGCTATGGAAAGGCTGACAGCTCGCTCCTCAGCAGCGTCCATATCGAGCCGAACCTGTGGCCCGACTCTGCGGTGATCGACTGGTGGAGCATCCTCGAGCGCACGCAAGGGATTCCCAAACGCGCCGAGCGGCTCGACGAAGCCGAACGCATCATGCGCGCGCGCCTCAACGAGCAGGGCACGGCGATGCATCTGTCGAGCGACCCGCGCAACGACCTGTGGTGGCTGATGGTCTCGCCCGCCGACAACATGGTGCGGATGATGCTCGTCGCCCTCGATGCGAAAACGTGGTCCGACGATCTGCCGAAGATCATGCGAGGTGCACTCGCGATGCAGGACAAGGGCTCGTGGCAGGGAACGGTCACCAACGCCTGGGGCACGCTCGCAATCAACAAGTTCGCACAAGTTTTCGAGTCGACACCGGTCGCGGGCATGACCACGGCGTCGCTCGGAACGGTTTCAAACAAGCTCGACTGGGCTCACGATCCGAAGGGCGGCACGCTCGATTTTCCGTGGCCGCCCGCGCTGGCGAATCTCGATATCACTCACGCTGGCTCTGGGAGCCCATGGGTCGAGATCAGGACCAGCGCCGCGATTCCGCTCAAAGCGCCGTTCACCAGCGGTTTCACGATCACGAAAACGATCAAACCAGTGGACAGCACGCACGCGGGCGGATGGAAGCAGGGCGACCTTGCGCGTGTGCATCTCAAGATTGACGCGCAAACCGACATGACCTGGGTGGTGATCGACGACCCGATTCCAGCGGGCGCGTCGCATCTCGGAATCGGGCTCGCGCGCGAATCGCAAATCGCGACCGCAACCGAAAACCTCAACAACGAAAATTACCTGTGGCCCGACTACACCGAGCGCGCGTTCAGCGGTTTTCGCGCGTATTACTCGTATGTGCCGAAGGGCACGTTCGAGATCGAGTACACGATCCGGCTCAACCAGATCGGCACGTTTCAGCTCCCGCCCACGCATGTCGGGGCGCTGTATGAACCGGAGATGCTCGGTGAGTTGCCCAATAATCCATTCACGGTGGGTCAGTAGATGCGCGCGCGAATAGTAATCGTCGCGATCCTCGCCGCCCTCATCGGATGTGCCTGGTTTGCGAGCGCGCCGGATGCACCGCCCCCGTTCGACGAGGTTCGCGCGCGATGGCGTCCGTCCGACGCGCAGCTTCTCGATCGCAAGGGCGATCCGCTCTACGAGCGCCGGGTTGATTCGCACGGCCGCCGTCTCGCGTGGACGCCGATCGATGAAATATCGCCGGCGCTGTTGCGCGCCGTGATCGCTTCAGAGGATCGCCGCTTCTACGATCATGATGGCGTTGACGCGAGAGCGATTGGCAACGCCGGGATGCACGCTTTACTCGGCGCCCGAACGCGGGGCGCCAGCACGATCACGATGCAAGTCGCGTCAATGATCGATCCGAGCCTCGGTCGCGGCGGCCGTCGCTCGGCGATGCAGAAACTCCAGCAAATCCGCAGCGCGCTCGCACTCGAGCGCACCTGGAGCAAGGCGCAGATCCTCGAGGCCTATCTGAACCTCGTTACCTGGCGCGGCGAGCTCGAAGGTATCAACGCTGCCTCGCGCGTGATGCTGGGCAAAGCTCCACACGGAGTGAACGCGGGAGAGGGAATCGTGATGGCGGCCCTGGTGCGCGCGCCTAACGCCGGGCGCGCAGCAGTTGCGCGCCGCTCGCTCAAGCTGCTAGCCGCGCTGGGCGCCGATGCGCCGTCGCAAGCTGAAGTTGACGCGGCACTCGATCGCGTTTACTCGCATTCGACGCGTGAGTTCGCGCGCGTCACGCTGGCGCCGCACGTCGCGGAGCGGATGCTGACGGCCGGTCAACTCTCGGCGCGATGCACTCTCGACTCCGAGCTACAACGCTTCGCCGCCGAAACTCTGAAGCGGCATGTGTCCGAAGTTCGCGATCGCGGCGTCGATGACGGCGCGGCGCTTGTCGTTGACAACGCCAGCGGCGAAGTCTGGGCCTACGTCGGCAGCGCCGGCGACACTTCCGGCGCGCCGTGGGTCGATGGGGTGCGAGCGTCGCGCCAGCCGGGCTCGGCACTCAAGCCGTTTCTCTACGCGCTCGCTATCGACCGCCATTTTCTGACCGCCGCTTCGCTGGTCGAGGATACTCCGCTCGAATTGCCCGAGGAGCGCGGTCTCTACCGCCCCGCTGACTATGACCATCAGTTTCGCGGACTTGTCTCAATGAGAACAGCGCTGGCCTCTTCGCTCAATCTGCCCGCGGTTCGCACCGCGTCGCTGGTCGGCGTCGACGCGTTCGCCGCGAATCTTAACGATCTTGGAATGGACAGCGTGGTCGAGCCGGGCGATTTCTACGGCGCCTCGCTCGCTCTGGGTTCCGCAGATGTAACGCTATGGGAGCTGGTCGGCGCGTATCGAACGCTCGCTGACGGCGGAACGTGGTCGCCGCTCCGCTTGACCGCCGCTGCGCCGGCGCCGCAGTCGCGGAGGATCTATTCACCCGCGGCAGCTTTCGTCGTCTCAGATGTCCTCGCCGATCGCGCCAGCCGCAGCGTGACATTCGGTCTCGAAAACAGCCTCGCGACTCGCTATTGGAGCGCGGTCAAAACCGGCACCAGCAAGGACATGCGTGACAACTGGTGCGCCGGCTACTCCGATCGGTTCACGGTCGGAGTATGGGTCGGCAATGTCACCGGCGCGCCGATGCGCGACGTGACCGGAATCACCGGTGCCGCGCCGGTCTGGCTCGACGTGATGAACTACCTGCACGACCGCTACGGCAGTGGCGCAATCCACGCGCCCGCCGGCGTCGTCGCGCGGCGAGTTGAATTTGCCGATGCGGTCGAGGCACCCCGCGAGGAATGGTTTCTCGCCGGCACCGAGCCCGTCGCGTCGCGCGCGAAGCTGGATCGCGATCTGCCTCGAATCGAGTCCCCCGCAGATGGATCGATCATCGCGTTCGACCCTGATATTCCACACGATCAACAACGAGTGAGCTTCGAAGCAGGACGCGGTTCCGAGCATGCGCGATGGAAGCTCGATGGCCGGATCGTTTGCGCTACAGCATCTTCATGTATGTGGGAGCCGCGGGCGGGAGCACACAAGCTCGTGCTCGAGAGTGATTCAGGTCACGCACTCGATAAGGTGGAGTTCACGGTCCGCGGAACTGCTTCGCCCGGCGACGAAGAAGTCAGTTCGGAGCGATAGCGGCGGGTTACTTCTTACGCGCGTGATTCGATTGCGCAGCCGGCGTGCCGAGCGAGCCGCGCGCGGCGCCGAGCAGAAAGTCGCTGCACACGCGCTCGATCTCGCGGCGCTTCAGCCGATGTGCCGCCCATCCGCGCGCGAACGTGTCCGAAGCGCTCAGCGTCGCTGCGGCAATCGATTCCGCCACCGGACGTGGCGCGCCGAACTCCTGCTGGATCTGATCCGCCCAGAATCCAATGAAACGGTGCAGCCGCTCGCGGCGGGTGCGGCGTCCCTTGCGGCCGCTGAGCCGCGTCTGGAGGACGGCCAGCAGCACGCCCCGCGTCGCAACGAGATCGAAGTACGTGCGCACCGCCTGTCGCACGCGCTGTTCGTACGAATCGTGGCGCATCGATTCGCGCTCGATGCGTTCATAAACCTCGGAGACTTCGCGATCGTAAAGCGCGAGCGCGAGATCGTCGGCATTCTCGAAGTACGCGTAACCGAGTCCTTTGCTGACCCCCGCGCGCTCCGATACCCCTTCCATCGTAAGCGCCTCGAAGCCCTCATTGAGAATAATCGAAGCTGCCATGTCGAGCAGATGCTCACGGCGGCGCTCGGCGCTCATGCGACGCGGTTGCGGTTGTCCGCTTTGCGATTCGACGATTTCCATTGGCCTTGTCCCCAGTTCGGCCAAAAAAATCTAGTTGACGCTAGTCTCAATTACAATCGCAAAATGAATCGGACCAGTAAGCGTTGTCAGGCTGGCGATCTCTGTCCTAGTGTTTCGCCCGGGAGAACTGATCGTGTTTCGACTCGAAGGTAAGACGGCTGTTGTGACCGGTGCGGGCTCCGGAATCGGCCAGGCGATCGCGAAGACGTTTGCCGCAGCCGGCGCTCACGTCTTCATCTTTGAGCACGACCTGAAGGGCGCCGAGGAGACCGCGAATGCGATCAAGGCCGCGGATGGCGCCGCGACCGTTGTCCAGTGCGATGTCACCAGCGCGGATTCGGTCGCATCGGCATTCGAGCAGGTTGGCCGCGCCGCCTCGCGACTCGACATTCTCGTTAACAACGCCGGTATTGCGCACGTCGGTAACGTTGAGAAAACGACCGAGGCCGACCTCGATCGAGTCTATGCGGTCAACGTCAAAGGCGTCTTCCTCTGCTCGCAGGCTGGCGTGAAGATGATGTCGAAAGCGGGAGCAGGTGTTATTCTCAACCTCGCGTCGATCGCTTCGCTCATCGGTCTGGCTGACCGTTTCGCGTATTCGATGAGTAAAGGCGCAGTGCTCACGATGACGCGCTCGGTGGCGGTCGATTACATCAAGCAGGGCATCCGCTGTAATTGTATTTGCCCGGCTCGGGTACATACTCCGTTCGTCGATGGTTACTTGCGAAGTAGCTATCCAGGCCGCGAGCAGGAAATGTTCAAGACGCTGTCGGAGTATCAGCCGATCGGCAGAATGGGCACGCCTGAGGAAGTGGCGGCACTTGCGCTTTATCTCTGTTCCGACGAAGCCTCATTCATCACCGGACAGGCATATCCAATCGACGGCGGGGTGCTGGTCTTCTGATGAAGCGCTACGGGCAGACGATCAGGCTCAAGGACGATCCGGCGGTGATTGCGCGGTACGTTGAGTATCATGCCGCTGTCTGGCCGGAAGTCGAACACGGGCTGAAATCGATCGGCATCCAGCGAATGCTGATCTTCCTGCTCGGACGCCAGCTCTTCATGTATATGGAAACGAAAGACGAGTTCGAGCCTGAACGCGATTTCCCCCGCTACGAGGCCTCGATCGCGCGCATCAAGGAATGGCAGGACCTGATGGCCTCGATGCAGGAGCCGGTGCCTGACGCACAACCAGGAGAATGGTGGGCGCGAATGAAGTTAGTATTCGCGCTCGAATAGCTATTCCTTCCATTCTTTGCCTGTTGGGTACTCAAACAGGTCGAGCGACTCTGGTTTCATCTCGATGCTGAACCCGGGCTTGTTCGGTGGAAAATACTTTCCGTCCCGCATCGTGACGGGATCGATAAAATGCTCGTGCAAGTGATCGGCGAACTCGATCGCGCGATTATCCAGTCGAGCGCTCACGCAGATATAGTCAATCAACGAAACGTGTTGCGCGTATTCGCACAATCCGATGCCGCCGGCGTGCGGACAAACGGGCACGCCGAACTTCGCTGCCATCAGGAGAACCGCCAGCGCTTCGCTTAGTCCGCCGAGGCGGCAATTGTCGAACTGGCAGAAGTCGATGGCGCCCGCCTGCATCAGTTGTTTGAAGATGACGCGGTTGGCCGCATGCTCTCCGGTCGCGACCCCCACCGGCTTGATCGCGCGGCGAATCGTTGCATGGCCGAGGATATCATCGGGGCTCGTCGGTTCTTCGATCCACAGCGGCCGGTAGCGCTTGAGCGGCTCCATGTATGCGATCGCTTCGCCCACGTCCCACGCCTGGTTGGCGTCCATCATAAGCCACGCGTCGTCGCCGATCTCCGCGCGCACGATCGCGGTGCGACGCACATTCTCTTCGGAATTTCGTCCCACCTTGATCTTGAACCGCGTCCATCCCGCCGCAATCGACTCGCGGCATAGCGCGCGCACCTTGTCATCCGGATAGCCGAGCCATCCCGCCGAAGTGATGTAGGCCGGGTAGCCGTTCTTGCGCATCTCGGCTTCGCGCGCTGAGCGCGTCGGAACGTTGCGGCGCAAAAGTTCGATTGCTTCGCCGGGAGTGATCGCATCGGTGATGTAGCGGAAATCGATGCACCCGACGAATTGCTCGGGCGTGAGATCGGCGACGAGCTTCCACACCGGTTTGCCCTCGGCCTTCGCCCACAGGTCCCAGACTGCGTTGACGATCGCGGCGGTCGCAAGATGAACGGCGCCTTTTTCGGGACCGATCCATCGAAGCTGGCTCTCGAAGGTCAGCCGTTTCCAGAAGGCACCCATTGCTGCGGTTATCGATTCCAGTGTCGCGCCGATGACAAGATGCTGCAGCGCGCGCACCGCCGCCGCGACGACTTCGTTGCCGCGACCCAGAGTGAACGTGATGCCGTGGCCTTCGAGTCCATCGCCCGCATCAGTTTTAAGCACGACGTAGGCCGCCGAGTAGTCGGGATCGACATGCACCGCATCGGAGCCGGCCAGCGTGCGCGAGGTCGGAGTCCTGATGTCGCGGACGGTGAGATTCGTGATGGTGCGCGCCATGATCGCTTCCTCCGCGGCGCATGGTAGCATCGCCGCCATCAATGACGAACGCATCTGAAATCGAGCTGGGCGCGCTGCGCCAGGCTTGGTCGCGGGCATCGGTGCCGCGGGCGATCGTCGTGATCGGCGCGGGCAGTATCGTGCGCGATGCGCATCTGCCGGTTTATGCGCGGCTCGGATTCGATGTCGCCGGTATCTTCGATCTCAATCACGATGCGGCCCGCGAGCGTGCCGCGACGTTCAAGATTCCGCGGGTTTTTGAATCGCTGGCGGAGGCCGCGTCAGCTCGCGATATGATCTTCGACGTCGCCGTTCCGCCGGCTGCGATCGCGTCTGTTCTCGAGCAGATTCCGGCTGGTGCGCCGGTGCTGATCCAGAAGCCGATGGGACGCGACCTCGACGATGCGCGCCGGATTCTTGCGCTCTGCCGCGAGCGCAAGCTGCGCGCCGCGATTAACTTCCAGCTTCGATTCGCGCCCAACATGCTCGCGCTCAAGGACTTGCTGGATCGTGGAGCGCTCGGCGAGCTGCTCGATATCGAGGTGCGCCTCAATCTCTTCACGCCGTGGAACTACTGGGCGTTTCTGAAGGGCGTACCGCGGCTCGAGGTCCTGATGCACTCGATTCACTACCTCGATCTGATTCGGCATCTCGCCGGCGAGCCGCGCGGCGTGTATTGCAAGGGCGTGCGGCATCCTGAGATGCCCGACTACGCCGACACGCGCACGACGATCATTCTGGACTACGGCGACACGGTGCGCGCGAGCCTCGCGACGAATCATGCGCATCGGTTTGGTGCGCGCCATGCAATGTGCGAGCTGAAGCTCGAAGGTACACGCGGTGTCGCGATCGCTAGGATGGGTGTGAACCTGAACTATCCGAAGGGCGAGCCCGACACGCTCGAGGTTGCGTTCACTGGCGGCGAATGGATGAACGTCCCGCTTCGCGGATCGTGGTTTCTCGAAGCGT contains:
- a CDS encoding L-rhamnose mutarotase, translating into MKRYGQTIRLKDDPAVIARYVEYHAAVWPEVEHGLKSIGIQRMLIFLLGRQLFMYMETKDEFEPERDFPRYEASIARIKEWQDLMASMQEPVPDAQPGEWWARMKLVFALE
- a CDS encoding Gfo/Idh/MocA family oxidoreductase: MTNASEIELGALRQAWSRASVPRAIVVIGAGSIVRDAHLPVYARLGFDVAGIFDLNHDAARERAATFKIPRVFESLAEAASARDMIFDVAVPPAAIASVLEQIPAGAPVLIQKPMGRDLDDARRILALCRERKLRAAINFQLRFAPNMLALKDLLDRGALGELLDIEVRLNLFTPWNYWAFLKGVPRLEVLMHSIHYLDLIRHLAGEPRGVYCKGVRHPEMPDYADTRTTIILDYGDTVRASLATNHAHRFGARHAMCELKLEGTRGVAIARMGVNLNYPKGEPDTLEVAFTGGEWMNVPLRGSWFLEAFEGPISNMQRFVAEEDRALVSSVEDAIRTMALVEACYESSAHGATPIPRVA
- a CDS encoding TetR/AcrR family transcriptional regulator; the protein is MEIVESQSGQPQPRRMSAERRREHLLDMAASIILNEGFEALTMEGVSERAGVSKGLGYAYFENADDLALALYDREVSEVYERIERESMRHDSYEQRVRQAVRTYFDLVATRGVLLAVLQTRLSGRKGRRTRRERLHRFIGFWADQIQQEFGAPRPVAESIAAATLSASDTFARGWAAHRLKRREIERVCSDFLLGAARGSLGTPAAQSNHARKK
- the pbpC gene encoding penicillin-binding protein 1C → MRARIVIVAILAALIGCAWFASAPDAPPPFDEVRARWRPSDAQLLDRKGDPLYERRVDSHGRRLAWTPIDEISPALLRAVIASEDRRFYDHDGVDARAIGNAGMHALLGARTRGASTITMQVASMIDPSLGRGGRRSAMQKLQQIRSALALERTWSKAQILEAYLNLVTWRGELEGINAASRVMLGKAPHGVNAGEGIVMAALVRAPNAGRAAVARRSLKLLAALGADAPSQAEVDAALDRVYSHSTREFARVTLAPHVAERMLTAGQLSARCTLDSELQRFAAETLKRHVSEVRDRGVDDGAALVVDNASGEVWAYVGSAGDTSGAPWVDGVRASRQPGSALKPFLYALAIDRHFLTAASLVEDTPLELPEERGLYRPADYDHQFRGLVSMRTALASSLNLPAVRTASLVGVDAFAANLNDLGMDSVVEPGDFYGASLALGSADVTLWELVGAYRTLADGGTWSPLRLTAAAPAPQSRRIYSPAAAFVVSDVLADRASRSVTFGLENSLATRYWSAVKTGTSKDMRDNWCAGYSDRFTVGVWVGNVTGAPMRDVTGITGAAPVWLDVMNYLHDRYGSGAIHAPAGVVARRVEFADAVEAPREEWFLAGTEPVASRAKLDRDLPRIESPADGSIIAFDPDIPHDQQRVSFEAGRGSEHARWKLDGRIVCATASSCMWEPRAGAHKLVLESDSGHALDKVEFTVRGTASPGDEEVSSER
- a CDS encoding glucose 1-dehydrogenase: MFRLEGKTAVVTGAGSGIGQAIAKTFAAAGAHVFIFEHDLKGAEETANAIKAADGAATVVQCDVTSADSVASAFEQVGRAASRLDILVNNAGIAHVGNVEKTTEADLDRVYAVNVKGVFLCSQAGVKMMSKAGAGVILNLASIASLIGLADRFAYSMSKGAVLTMTRSVAVDYIKQGIRCNCICPARVHTPFVDGYLRSSYPGREQEMFKTLSEYQPIGRMGTPEEVAALALYLCSDEASFITGQAYPIDGGVLVF
- a CDS encoding L-fuconate dehydratase yields the protein MARTITNLTVRDIRTPTSRTLAGSDAVHVDPDYSAAYVVLKTDAGDGLEGHGITFTLGRGNEVVAAAVRALQHLVIGATLESITAAMGAFWKRLTFESQLRWIGPEKGAVHLATAAIVNAVWDLWAKAEGKPVWKLVADLTPEQFVGCIDFRYITDAITPGEAIELLRRNVPTRSAREAEMRKNGYPAYITSAGWLGYPDDKVRALCRESIAAGWTRFKIKVGRNSEENVRRTAIVRAEIGDDAWLMMDANQAWDVGEAIAYMEPLKRYRPLWIEEPTSPDDILGHATIRRAIKPVGVATGEHAANRVIFKQLMQAGAIDFCQFDNCRLGGLSEALAVLLMAAKFGVPVCPHAGGIGLCEYAQHVSLIDYICVSARLDNRAIEFADHLHEHFIDPVTMRDGKYFPPNKPGFSIEMKPESLDLFEYPTGKEWKE
- a CDS encoding MG2 domain-containing protein, which translates into the protein MRFSPTGTIKEVRQVTARFSQPMVPLGDPRVSVSPFAIDCPQKGAARWIDSFNWSFDFKQDLPAGVQCTFTLRSGLKTLAGQPVASAPPFQFDTGGPSVIETRPWMDSNAIDEQQAFVLMLDTTVDQSTIPSHASFSVSGIAENIGVTVMSGANYNLLAKRFQNAIAKRPFVILQARQTFPAEATVKLVWGKGIKSTSGIATSDDQELNYTVRKAFNAKVRCERENAKAGCIPLTPITVHFTDNITTDLARKIALVAPDGARIAPKISDDNTNETSDVDFEPPFKESTAYKVVLPPNLTDESGRKLIDASKFPYEVTTDQFPPLAKFSSRFGIIESVDPALPITVRNLEAQIHGSQLKVADPENSTGTLGNLITRVEATIWRVPGPDPREILDWLGRVAAAKRSKSVFEDENAGETSFDIPKPNGPKAFEVMGIPLKRRGLYVVELKSEHLGAALLDPPRAMYVPAAALVTNLAVHFKQGKANSLVWVTELENAKPVEGARVKIADCHGAEIWSGRTDYRGLALVPQLDALDNPPTCDQSNSDNGSEFYSDQNLALQNLTSGVLVVAQYGADYSFVHSSWKNGIESWRFHLPSFYQSSPFNAHTVFDRTLLRAGETVHMKHFIRAQTLDGFALPPPDKMPDTVSIRFAGGDQHYDLDLTWSEDGTAATDWAIPKDAKLGEYQVVLARTKSASPTASPNPNADTSSTELQSGSFQVQEFRIPLMKAAIKVPATPEVSVTQVPIDVSANYLSGGAARGLPVILRSQVSNTNLASFADFQDFTFANGAVKEGIKKTDTSMEGPPEAQPGVHQRKDLTLDAAGGARTVITDIPPASVPQDVRAELEFRDPNGETQTVSNTVTIWPAKLLAGVRVEDWASEPGVVSAKLAAVNDNGKPASGVAISAIVLTRKYYTYRKRLIGGFYAYENTEEVKRVGPLCSGTTDIRGLYTCQAKPGLTGEAIVQVSVTDDSGHTSVANTSAYIEGSRMWFSGQEDDRMDVLAEKPEYQPGDTARFQVRMPFSEATALVTVEREGILAATVLRLSTSKPVVTLPVRDYAPNVFVSVLAVRGRIAGIQPTAMVDLGKPAFKLGISSIRVGWRDHQLKVNVTPEKLVYHVRDKAHVKVAVRNFDGSAPPAGSTIAIAAVDEGLLELMPNTSWKLLEAMMDQRPYQVDTSTAEMQVVGRRHYGLKAIPPGGGGGRAITRELFDTLLLWKATVALDANGDADVEVPLNDSLTSFKIVAIAAGGTGQFGTGESSIRSTQDLQLFSGVSPIARNGDSFAAEFTVRNASDGPLDVNVAAAVEGLAAKPAPQKITLGPGDGKTIDWHVAVPFGPSTLKYKVDALAASGPQDHLLISQQIIPAVPVRTWQATLTQLDKPISQPVAVPSDAVPNQGGVDVRLSPTLTAGLGSIEAWMRAYPYICLEQRVSRAIALHDAEMWKNIIADLPSYTDGDGLLKYFPTMQEGSDVLTSYVLAIASEAGLMIPGDVLSSSQSGLSNFVAGKLARQEPFAVVDLPLRKLAAIEALSRYGKADSSLLSSVHIEPNLWPDSAVIDWWSILERTQGIPKRAERLDEAERIMRARLNEQGTAMHLSSDPRNDLWWLMVSPADNMVRMMLVALDAKTWSDDLPKIMRGALAMQDKGSWQGTVTNAWGTLAINKFAQVFESTPVAGMTTASLGTVSNKLDWAHDPKGGTLDFPWPPALANLDITHAGSGSPWVEIRTSAAIPLKAPFTSGFTITKTIKPVDSTHAGGWKQGDLARVHLKIDAQTDMTWVVIDDPIPAGASHLGIGLARESQIATATENLNNENYLWPDYTERAFSGFRAYYSYVPKGTFEIEYTIRLNQIGTFQLPPTHVGALYEPEMLGELPNNPFTVGQ